From a region of the Mycobacterium sp. SMC-8 genome:
- a CDS encoding acyl-CoA dehydrogenase family protein: MTVLDEFRAEVRAWCRDHIPADWRATQTGVSDDEFVRFQKAWFAELHTAGYAVPHWPAEWGGGLSVDRQVVLYQELAAHDAPRLVLAFVGIHHAASTLLVAGTDEQRRRHLPAILDGEIWVQGFSEPEAGSDLAALRTTARRCGADGEDYYVVSGQKLWASGGMHADWCLLLARTDPDAPKRPGARKSAGISYFLLDMTTPGVQVRPIRNAIGDSHFCEIFLDEVKIPAANLIGAENNGWQVAQATLGAERGMTMLELAERLGTAGFRRLVESAPLDDPIVADRLAGFETEITGLRGLCRQIVEHGAAGPADASVVKLYYSELLQRLTDFGAEIGGLDAHTELAKPMSSGWESGSWVLDFVGSWEWTIPGGASEIQRTIIAERGLGLPREPSVG; encoded by the coding sequence ATGACCGTGCTCGACGAGTTTCGCGCCGAGGTCCGGGCCTGGTGCCGCGACCACATCCCGGCCGACTGGCGGGCCACCCAGACCGGGGTGAGCGACGACGAGTTCGTCCGCTTCCAGAAGGCGTGGTTCGCCGAACTGCACACCGCCGGATACGCCGTGCCGCACTGGCCGGCCGAATGGGGTGGTGGCCTCTCGGTCGACCGGCAGGTGGTGCTGTACCAGGAGCTGGCCGCCCATGATGCGCCCCGGCTCGTGTTGGCGTTCGTCGGGATCCACCACGCCGCGTCCACCCTGCTGGTCGCGGGCACCGACGAGCAGCGCCGGCGGCACCTGCCGGCAATTCTCGACGGCGAGATCTGGGTTCAGGGCTTCTCCGAACCCGAGGCGGGTTCGGATCTGGCCGCGCTGCGCACCACCGCCCGCCGGTGCGGCGCCGACGGCGAGGACTATTACGTGGTCAGCGGACAGAAACTGTGGGCCAGCGGCGGGATGCATGCCGACTGGTGCCTGTTGCTGGCCCGCACCGACCCGGATGCGCCGAAGCGCCCCGGTGCTCGAAAGAGCGCGGGCATTTCGTACTTTCTGCTGGACATGACCACCCCGGGCGTGCAGGTACGCCCGATCCGCAACGCCATCGGTGACTCGCACTTCTGCGAGATCTTCCTCGACGAGGTGAAGATTCCGGCCGCCAACCTGATCGGCGCGGAGAACAACGGCTGGCAGGTGGCGCAGGCGACGCTGGGCGCCGAGCGGGGGATGACCATGCTCGAACTCGCGGAGCGGCTCGGCACGGCCGGATTCCGCCGGCTGGTGGAGTCCGCGCCGCTGGACGACCCGATCGTCGCCGACCGATTGGCCGGGTTCGAGACCGAGATCACCGGACTGCGTGGGCTGTGCCGGCAGATCGTCGAACACGGCGCGGCCGGACCGGCGGACGCGTCGGTCGTCAAGCTGTATTACAGCGAACTGTTGCAGCGGCTGACCGATTTCGGCGCCGAGATCGGCGGCCTGGACGCTCACACCGAGCTGGCCAAGCCGATGTCGAGCGGATGGGAATCAGGTTCCTGGGTGCTGGATTTCGTGGGCTCCTGGGAGTGGACGATCCCCGGCGGTGCCAGCGAGATCCAGCGCACCATCATCGCCGAACGCGGGCTGGGCCTGCCGCGGGAACCGAGCGTCGGATGA
- a CDS encoding acyl-CoA dehydrogenase family protein, with protein sequence MILDLSDDALEYGRQARHAFENAGGDRLVEQAEAAPDTRAALVGPVLDGLGAWDLDPRADADGLEAAAALCRSAGYWALPYPLAERLAAPADLDVDGLVVAGGARPAAAIAGLDLRWAAVDLDGNRSLVAGHRGTGPAFVTELELSPVDNAGAADVALALVLPCWSLLGMLDRAVALTVAHVSLRQQFGQTLASFQGVQFQLTDAEVERSGVDILAKHAVWSIATDQPHAVDDALALRMAAIEAAEVVFRVCHQLHGAAGFCDETTLSWLSRHSQPLRRLPFGLSATRDHLTRRAGRRGLTGLFA encoded by the coding sequence ATGATCCTGGATCTCAGCGACGACGCGCTGGAATACGGCAGGCAGGCCCGGCACGCTTTCGAAAACGCCGGCGGAGACCGGCTGGTCGAACAGGCCGAGGCCGCGCCCGACACCCGTGCAGCACTGGTCGGTCCCGTCCTGGACGGCCTCGGCGCGTGGGATCTGGACCCGCGCGCCGACGCCGACGGGCTGGAAGCCGCTGCCGCCCTGTGCCGCAGTGCCGGTTACTGGGCGCTGCCGTACCCGCTCGCCGAGCGGTTGGCCGCACCCGCGGACCTTGATGTCGACGGCCTGGTCGTGGCCGGCGGCGCCCGCCCGGCCGCCGCGATCGCCGGTCTGGATCTGCGTTGGGCCGCAGTCGATCTCGACGGCAACCGGTCGCTGGTCGCCGGGCACCGCGGTACCGGGCCGGCGTTCGTCACGGAGCTGGAGCTCTCTCCCGTCGACAATGCCGGCGCCGCGGACGTCGCTCTGGCACTGGTGCTGCCGTGCTGGAGCCTGCTGGGCATGCTCGACCGCGCGGTGGCGCTGACCGTCGCGCACGTGAGCCTGCGTCAACAGTTCGGCCAGACACTGGCCTCGTTTCAGGGGGTGCAGTTCCAGCTCACCGACGCCGAAGTCGAGCGCAGTGGGGTGGACATCCTGGCCAAGCACGCGGTGTGGAGCATCGCCACCGACCAGCCGCACGCCGTCGACGACGCGCTCGCACTGCGGATGGCCGCCATCGAAGCCGCCGAGGTGGTGTTCCGGGTGTGCCACCAGTTGCACGGCGCGGCCGGCTTCTGCGACGAGACGACCCTGTCATGGCTGTCGCGCCACAGCCAACCGCTGCGCCGGCTGCCGTTCGGACTGTCCGCCACGCGCGACCACCTCACCCGGCGTGCCGGACGCCGCGGCCTGACGGGACTGTTCGCATGA